GATTAGTTGAAGCACTTGGTGCCTTAGTAGTCTTCTTTGAAGAGATTGATTTTTGAGAGGCTTCGGAAATAAAGAAAGTCTCAAGAACCACCAAACTAATTGAAATGATGGTTTCTGGACTGTTGGTTTTGCTTTATCCTCAATAAGCTGTTCAGTTTCCAACTGAACTTCTTCAATTTATACTATAGCTTTAGTTGTTGGGGCACTTTTTCTTTTGCCACTGGTGCAACAACTACTTCATTAGAAGCTTGATCTTCCCTGTGTTTCTGCTGAATTTCTTCAGTAACTGATAACAAGAGCTCACCAAGTTGGCTAAGGATAGCTCTTCTTCTGTGTACGTGGTGAATGGAGCTGTTGGTTCATAAACTGGGAGAATAGTGATTGCTGTGGAGGAGGAAGGTTGAGCTTCAGAAGAGGATGGAGGGATATTCTATGGAAACCATTCAGCAGTTTGCATCAATGCTGACTCAATTTCAGCTGGAGCAGTTAAAGGCTCTGCAGCAGCTTCAGTTAGTGTGAACTCCTCAACTGGTGTAGAGCAACTGGTCTCCATTGGAACATGCAACTTCTGTCCCATCTCCCAATTCTTGACTTTAATCTAGAGAGTGATGAGATCAGAGTCAAGTTGTTGGAAGACTGTCTTGTCAGCATAAGCAGTTGGTCCAGCTGGATcatagttctttttcagttcagctattaCTTCATTCAGCCTCCTTATTCTCATAAAATCAAAGAAGAACGCCATTTTTTTCCATTGCCTGGGCGACTGAAGTAGCCTTCATTGTCTTCATCACTGCTAACTCCAAGGAGATAAAGCTCTTGAGAACTGTTAGCCAAGTTCATCTCGTGCGCTGCTCTCTCCCACTAAAGGGATGCATCGTCCCTCAGCATATACGCGGCACATCTGACCCGATCTCTGTTTCTCATGTCTAGATATTGAAAGTTCAGAACTAGAGACCGTATCCAACCCTCTGCTAAGAACGGATAAGTAAtacccccgaactccttcgggttgagccgtCTGAACTACTCATAAATGTCCGTCTGGGGCCTCGGAGCCTACTGTGCCTGCTCCATTAATCTAGCAATACCCTCAAGGACTCAGGTAGCTGCATCTCCTGGCGACGGCGGTGGTGGAAGGCCTCTATCGCCTCCAAAAGTATCATCCTGATGATCAGTGCTGAGAGCGCGTCTGGGAGGCatgatatctgaatacagtccaaattctaaacataacccatcatgcaatttaatctagctttcaaaacatttaatccttaaatcatGTAGACACCTAAACGTATACAGTAAATTGttgtaaatcatatatcatgtaaacatgcatgtGATagtattaaaaacatttaaacttacagatttgaggcttgaagactgagctatagaagctggcggtggcacaaccctatacataACTCTcgttctgataccaactgaaacgtctactacttaaaatattactagatttttttttttttgaaaagctAAATCTCGAAACAAACACTATTATGCATGGATGTGATACAACTGAAAtttacacattttaaaataaaagtattcaaCTATCAGCAAAAACACTGCAGTTAAAAATGTGACAAAACGTCAAACCCTAGACTATCGAGAAAAATGATTCAAAAGTGAAACATGCAAAAATCCTGtcaatcatcaacatataaaaaggaaAGAGTATGAAAATATCCAAGATCACTCCTAACTCATAAACATAATGTGCAAAaaatatggtcctcgggttagcgtgCACACATCCATccccgcctactcagtcttcggcgccTCCTGTTTCCTCATCAatatactcacctgcatcattcacacctagtgagtctaaagactcaacacaccataaacgttataacaagtacatatacataacatgcaacagtgaaaagcattataatcaacatacatttcatgatcttaaaaacatgaacgTAAACGTATCGTAACaaagcataacgtgtcaaaacatgtctcaatatatcatcatatacgtgttcatttctttatttgaatttcgttTATTAGTTGtgatcagctctattcgatggatccatctataaccatggtacccgacgacggggacatcagtgacagtattacccatccactaagcattggccttacatgtcatcgtattcgtattagtcacaaccaactccaatccttcaaaacatgttatcatattcatcactaataaaaatcatgcatatacgtaattttttcttaaaatcaagcatgcaacgtatttttcatatttccataaaaagtcatgttcatGATAGCATATACATTAAAAACGTGTAACTTTgtgatcagggcgctgccaTGACTACTAACTCGAcctgggtgcaaaatgaccattttgtccatggaaaccctaattgaccattttacccttggacctcaaaatttcgacccgaagctaaCCAAACTactaaaaacacctcaaaaaaatatctataatcatttcctagacgtaaactcgagcccatacAGTAACTTttatgattcgttttaaaacttggacatgaccccggttttaacccgaatcaacccgaaactcaaccaacTTTCCCAAATTAAAACCATGACTTATACACACCCTACCAGCCCCTAAATAACACAATTCCAACAATTTAGATCCACATAGGCACGGCTGCAACTTGCTGGAAATTGCTACACCCACAAACCTAACACTAGTTGCGAATTTGGGCCAAACCATCGACCCTACACCTAAACACTTGGATCAGACTCAAACCAGCCCTTCCTGGCCCACCTTTGGACCCTTTTGGACCAACCTAGCCCCCGCCTTCAGCCCCATGAACGCATGAACGTGCATACTCTTTTTTTTTCGAACACCACAGGTGAGCCCCCTTATTCAAGACAAGCCTTCCCGATCTACACTCGGCTCGCAACCAGCCATGCACGGACCTCCCTAGACCACGGCTTGGACCTACCAAGGTCAGCACCATGGCCTGGTTCAGCCCCACACGGCCGTGCCCCTCTCATCTCCTCACCTGATTGACCAATCCTCCCTAGATCCCAAAGATCTGATCGGCTCTCACCATGGCTCGATCCAAATCCGACTCCAACACCTTGACGCCTTAGAGCTCGACTTGTACAGCCCGTAAAAACCGTGATCTAGCAGCCCCTTACAAGcaccatgaaaaatattagcaCCATAATCATGTGTACGCATGTTTTCGCACAAAAATCGTATAAACCAACACAACTATCATATATATAAGGTTTCTCATTAAAAAACATACAAATCTACATATAGTAGCGTgagtgatgagaaaaaaagTTTTAAGGCGTGCTTTTGCGAATAAACGCTCGAAACCTTTGCGTAGAACGTGCACCGGAGGAGCAGGGAGGTATTCCTTTGAAAAAACTCAAGAGGATATCGAAGGGATGCTGTATTTTTTTGAAGAAGGCTGCTGCTGCTAGGGGAGGGGCGGCCGAGAGCTTTGAAAGTAGGATTAGGGTTTATTTTTTGTGtttaatcaataatataatacactaatgggcccttaataataattaaatgagTTAAAAAGgatattaggcccattaaataataaaataaacccTTCAAATCCAATAAtactctcaaaaaatattttgtttaggtacgtttttgaaaatattgcccgagccctcaaaaagtcccctgactcgctaaaatttgtgtaccggttaaaaatatgacccggcgagtaaaaatacccaaccaaggcccattttaAAAATCTCACTTAATTAcaccaaatattaaataattatttaataaaaacattttttcttaattGTCCTCGTTCGATCGTGAAATACAACTAAaagccctaatgcatgaaatctTAATAAACCATGAAATGACATACATAACCAtgcaataaacatgcatttaatgcattaaaataattaaacacatattttagtaaaaatcctagattgtatgcagtcaggttacgtagttAGAATTTCCTAGACTTTACAGATGCGCTGGTCCAGGAGGGTCAAGGTTAGGTCTGGTCCTAggtggctcgagggtggctcgatgTTTGGGAGCCGTGGCTTGAGTTAGAGCTTAGGATCCAAATTGGCTAGGTTCAAAGGAGATGGTTCGAACCACGGGTCCACAGGGGATGGttcatggctcacgggggtagTTTAGGTATGAAAAGGTAATGATTAAAGTTTGAGacgaaaatattaatttttgaatttattcagaATTAAAACgcttcatggtttagtaatTAAGGAAATAAATCGAAAGGcacgagtttacgtctaagaaaaatataagaaattagttttaagcttatatgatggtTTGAGATAGGCTCAAGtcgataaaagtaagaaaaattcaaaatcgaggATTTtggagtccaggggtaaaattgTCATTTTACGTACTGAGTAGTACGAAAGGTTTGGCAGTGTCCCAAAGAATCATAatgcatgctaaatgatattttaaaacatttatgatgaaaatatagaatTTTATGATGTATGATAAAGCTGTAcgatttttactgttaaaatgttattttacgaatTTGAAAAGGACACGctattttatgaattaaaatgggaagaaaaatattttgaaagatgtgaattgactgtgacaaaaatgatatgatatatgattattgggaatatcgtgagtgagaaggccccagagggagcccgtttacgggagaaggccctagagtgagcccaacgatcgtatttccattttacgGAGGTACCTAGTGCAAgtccccatgcgcaatggtgagctaaaaCTGATCATTCGACCACATGATAGATTACAGCTAGtaactttcaaggatcaaacttaacccaaaatgatatatgatgatggaaagcattacgattaaatgatttattactacaaacttattttaaataaaagtatgctTTTTATGCATgtgcctgtatatgtattatttgttacttatggttagaacgtgctaagtcattagactcactaggtttggatAGTTTTAGGTGAGGATGAGATTGAGGGAGGCGCTAACGCTTGAGTGAATCGAGTccgacagtacactcccgaaTGACACTTATTTTCGAAGTAGCTTGATAGTTAAAGTTTTGaagtaaatattttaagaatgatttatttagagatttttatgctttattttgaagttcaattttggatgatttttaaaatgttgacGTATAAGTATGGTGGTTGACGATTATGAATTATTATGCATTTAGGATTTTGAAATGTTGGATGATTTTTGATTGAATAGTTCGaagtttgtaaaaaagaaatgagtaggattttaaagtttaaaatccTAATCTAGTGGTTGGGGGGGTTGGGGGGACGGATCGAACCCTTGCTATTTACATGGAGAGCACAAGTGAGAACCAATGAGCCACTGATCTAGTCTTCTAAGATATTATCATTATACTAATGAAGATCCAGTAGGTAGAGAGTATCATATTGTGTTTCTCATATAACACGAGCCCTAAATACCTAGATAGGTCTGTGTATCTGACTTTATCCATTCTTTCATATAGGCACAAGTTTTTTCAATGCTACCAATCATGTCTACATGTCCGATTGTTGGAATCTTTGAGCTTATTGAATAGAAATAaaccaaagaaaagaaatagaTAATTCAACCGAACGAAAACGTTCAAATATGTGtattaaaaataaatgcaaacaatgTTCTTACCTAGGCCTTGCTAAAGTTATACACCTTCCGAACaatataaacattcaacgatgtgtCTCTAATTATCTATAATCCCAGTCCCTCTCCTGAGTTAAAGAATCAACCAGACAACAAACAATTTATGGCTTGTAAATTGCAGTCGAATACaacaaagaaacacaattaaaccaaaacggaattcaatcatataaacaaccaCGTCAAATCATCGTATTCTCAAAGCTACCTCATCCTCTAGAATggaaaattagttcataacgaaatataaacaaaaacaaGACATGTTCAAAGGTTTAGACATCGCaacacaagaaaataaaaagggCGAAAGATTGGATGACAAATCAGAAGTGGCGTCTCTGTCCCCAGATTCGTCATTCTTCATCGTTGCGATCTAGTCTTCCGCTCCAATCCTTCGTTTCGTGCGTGTATCCTGTTTTCTCGTGTTTTTTCTCTCCAAAAACGGCTCTCCCCTCATCTGAAACCCTATTCCTTCTTTTATCTCTCGTAACAGGCCATAGGTCGAAGCCCATTTGCTTGTTCTCGCTTCCATTAGTGTCGTGGCACTACTCGGTGCCCGTCTCTCGAAGGTgtggcgccgcggcgctgccTTAGGCGCTTGGTGCTCGGTGGtctagcgctgcggcgctgatGGTCAGCGCTTAGGCGCTTGTCTTTTGGTCATTCAGGCGCTGCGGCGCTGATGtatagcgcctaggcgcttggtATGATCCTTGAAGCCTTAGCGCTACAGCACTTGATATTTGGCGCTGCGGCCCTTGTCCACCAACATTTCACGCTAAAAAACACCTCTAGTTGTCATCATTCGTCCAATAGTAGTTTATCTCCTGTACGACACAAAAACAACAGATACCAACGTAATTCTGTCCgaaactaacataattcaaatgaattcttatataaattaagtgcaattcttgcacttgTCAGTTAGATCGGGTCATAAGAGGCTGGATTAGGAATCTTTgaattatgatttaaatgtggTTGTCTTCGGGTCGAAATATTGTAGTCcagaggtaaaacggtcatttaaGGTTTTCAggagcaaaatgatcattttgcacccgagtcgAGTTAGCTGTCCAGGCAGCATCCTGATCACAATTTGACATGtcttaaaatgtttatgttaccACTTGTATGAATGTTATGGAAATAtggaaaaatatgttgcattcttgattttaagaaaaatttacgtatatgcgtgattttttttataagtgatgaatatgatgacatgttttgaagaatggaagttggttgtgactaatacgaatacgataatacgatgacatgtaaggtcaaggctcagtggatgggtaataccgtcgctgatgtccccgtcgctgGGTACCAcagttacatgtagatggatacatcgaatagagctgatatgaaagtcacaactaatgaacggaattcaaataaagaaaataacacatatatgatgatatgttgagactggttttgacacgttatgccaCGATACATTTACGTTCATGTTTTTaaaatcatgaaatgtatgttgattaaaGTACTTTTCATtattgcatgttatgtatatgtacttgttataccGTTTATGGGTGTTGAGTCGTTAtattcactaggtgtgaatgatgcaagtCAACATATTGATGAGgtgactggaggtgccgaagacttaGTAGGcggggctggatgtgcgcactCTAACTCGAGGACCATATTTTCCGCACATTACGTTTATGAGTTAGGAGTGATATTGGACATTTTCATACTCtttcttttatatattgttgGTTGTCAGGCATGTTTCGTTTGTGAATAATTTTAAACGATAGTTTAGGGTTTGGCGgttgtctcatttttttttaactgtAGTGCTTTTACTGTTAGttgaatacttttattttaaaatgtaaaatttcaGTTGTTATTGCATGCATACCTAAAAaggtaatttttgaaaattggcttgcaaaaaaaaaaaatttttagtaGTATTTTAAGTATTAGACGTTTTTATTTAATCTTctaagaaagaaaataaataaaacccaTAAGAATTCTTGGGtcaattttgggtttatttttcATCAATGTGTCGAGTTTaagtcaaatttttttattgggtCAAACTTGGGTCTAATTTTTCATCACTGGGTTGAGATTTGAGTCGAGTTTTTATCACGAGATCGATTTTGAgtctaatattttattattaggtcgagtttgaatttgagtttttcATTTTGGTGGAATTTTTGGTTGAGTTTTTATATTTGtgttaagtttttaatttgagttgagtttttatCATTGAGTTGAGTTGGACTATATTTTTTCAACGTTGGCTCGAGTTTGAGTTGGGTTTTTCATACAAACGAAGTTTGAGTTAAGTTTGTATATTTGTGTTGAGTTTTTTATTTGTGCAAAACTTAagataaatttttataagtttttatttcaaattgaattttaATATGATATCAATCCCCTTAATTGAATTAGAACAAGATTCACTCCCTGTTCTCTCGTTTTCCCTATTCCTCTAGGTTAGAAACGGAAATCTTGCTGCTCCCTGCTGTGGAACTGCAGAGGTCTAAGAAAAATCCAACATCTGGTAAGTGGATTTCTTTCTTCAATCCTTTCCCGATGCTTTAATCTCTTTATTAAGCTCTGTTTAAATTTCGCTGCATTGTTTCGTTCgaaagttcaaattttttttttgggatcgTTTCATTGTAGAATGATGGATTCGAGTCAAGTGTTGATGATTTTAGAAGTGAGAAACTTGTCATTTCCATTTTCCTTTTATAGAATGTGGGTCTTGAGCTATTAAACCTCTGATTTTGGAGAGATTCTTGACTTTCCAGAAGTGCTTGTGCGTGGGCTCAGTGTGTGTTGTGTTGGTGCAAGGAAGAGAGTAGGATATGAAATTGCTCTCATTTTCTGTATCAGCGTGCCGATACTTTAATACTGAAGCTGCTCCTGCCAGTAAGATATCCTCGGCTAAACATTTCTTTTTCAAGAACAAgaaattttttggtaaaaatgaTTCTAGAACTCCTAAAAGGTCTAGAATTACGTGGACGGATGAGCAAAAGAAGGCGTTGGATGCTGTTTGTAATGGGCAATCTGTCTTTATTACGGGTTCCGCTGGGACCGGGAAAACTTTTCTACTCCAGCATATGATTAAGAGACTCAAGAAATTACATGGCAAGTCTAAGGTTTATGTGACTGCTCCTACTGGTGTTGCTGCTTGTGCCCTGAATGGGCAAACTCTTCATTCATTTGCTGGGATTGGATTAGGTGAAGTTGGTCGTGCAAGTTTGCTCGAGAGGGTTCTTTCGGATAAGAGGGCTTGCTACCGGTGGAAGAAGGCGAAGGCGTTGCTTATCGATGAGGCAAGCATGGTAGATGCTATACTTTTCGAAAATCTTGAACATGTTGCAAGGAGCATAAGGGTGGAAGCAAGTGAGGGTGACAACCGAAGTTGGGGTGGATTGCAGCTGATTGTTAGTGGGGACTTCTTTCAGTTGCCACCCATTCTCACCAAAAAGAAGAAGGTAGCGAAGGAGTTTGCTTTCGAGGCTGATTGTTGGGATTCAAGTTTTGATTTGCAGATGGAACTTACGAAAGTTTTCAGGCAATCTGATGCTCTTCTTATCAAATTACTCCAGGGAATGAGAAAGGGGGAGATTGATGATGGTGATTTGAAGCTTTTGGAAGGGTGTTGCTCTGGATATGAGCCGGATCCTTCAGCAGTAAGAATCTTCCCAAGGATCGAAGACGTTGAGAAGGTGAACAAGATGAAAATGGAGAGCTTAGATCAGGAAGTTTATGTTTATAAAGCTGAAGATTTGGGTGAGAACCAATGGATCAGGCAACTCAAGAGTGGGATTGCACCCGACGTGCTTGAACTTTGTGTCGGTGCTAGGGTGATGCTAACTAAAAATATAAGTACTTGGCGTAATCTTGTGAATGGTGCAACAGGTACGGTTAAAGAATTTTACGCAGTTTCCGAGAAGCAGTATCAATTGTCTGATATGTGCAGTCATGGCAGTTTGTTGCCCGTGGTAAAATTCGATTCTGGGGATGAGCTTGTTGTTGAGCCCGAGATATGGGTCGTTCTGGATGGGGACAAAATGGTTGCTGCACGAAGGCAGATCCCTCTCATACTTTCATGGGCTCTAAGCATACACAAGTGTCAAGGAATGACTCTTGAAAAACTTGATACCAATCTCTTGCGAGTCTTTGACTTTGGAATGGTCTATGTTGCGCTCTCCCGTGTGAAGAGCTTGGGGGGGCTTCATCTATCTGGCCTAAATCCCAAGAAAATCAAGGCACATCCAAAGGTTTTgcaattttatcaaaaattttctGGCGAGCAACAGGATGACAAGAAGGTTGCTGCTGGAAATGAGAATGATTGTGATTCTTCCTTCAAGAAAATTTCTTAACAATCAAAATACAGTTAGTTCTCCATGTGGAACATGATATTTTTCAATCAAAGGGATGCATTACATTTACATAGTTCTAGATTACAGCATGTTTCTATATTTTTAGAGGAACAAAATCTTGGCTTCTGGATTTTATTGCACCCGCAGCTTCAAACCCAAAAGTGCGATTCTTAAATAAGTTCACAGTGAATTCAAACAGCTTCAAATTCAGAAGTTTGGGAGGGAAGAACTGGAGGTCTTGCAGCATTGGATTCGTACTCCATTGAGCCCACGTGGGCTTCAAGATTGAAAGAGATCACCTCTATTCAAATTTTTGCCAAAATATGGTACCAGGTTAGACATAGCCAGTTGAAGTTAGCCGTACTGATGGCCATCATTAGCTTCATTTTAATCAGTTGTTCGAACTTTTCATATANCCGATTGTTCTCTTTGATCTGCTTAAACCCAACATTGCTAAAATAGCCACATTCCATATATTGTGTCTGATGCATTCCGAATATAGATTTTTGATTAACTTATATCGGATATTTCTACAGGTTTAAATGGAAGTACAAGTTAACAGGTGAAGTATTGATTTGTCCGGTTaactatatataatattttgaatgcaTATCGGATATATGTAGTGAGCAATCGGATATATGTAGTGAGCATGTTTAGATTGTATTGAATACTACTAATTgatatattatatgataaaaaaaaagtatattctTTAAACTAATAACCCAGAAATAATTATCACATCCTCGAATTAAGGATGTTGAAATCCATCTCTTTCCCTTGTCAATTAATTGACCATTGCCGTGAAATTTTTTGGCCTCTTGAATATGAGATCATACACacttttaaaatatactaataCTAATACATCAGCGAAAGTGTTGCGTACTTGAGATAATACAATAACTCCGTCAAAAAAAGATAATACAATaattataaaacaataataagagTTATACTATAATGTGAAATTATTATGTTCCAAAAAGGTTCATAttataattgtaaaaataaaaaaaatcttattataACTTCAAATTAggggaaaaaacaaaaaaaaaaaaatactatgacatcattttttatatgtaaaacaTCCTTAATATAGTAACACACTACAACCTCTGTTATGAGTGCtttgattgaattattttaagggcaaatttgaaaaaaatacatatgTCCATCTTTGATTTAAGATTCATTACTTAGATGTTTTTTTTACAATTCAATATCTAACAACACTATAAACTTAGTTTTAACTACCTACAAagataaatttacatttttgtccttttattatttaaataaagatataattttatCCATCAAATTAATTGTGTGTTTTCCTCTACCAAAGTATTAGTACCTATTATGGAATTTCTGATACTTGATttgttatttgaatactccaaatgtgtaaaaaaaaatactatattttcgaaaaagcatcataaattcaatcattgttggtttttcattaaaaatgcattatgatgacttattcatgtcattttatttttaaaaaaatatagtttctcactcatcatgaaataagattaagtacttattttgatatataaagtatctattttgaagtttcagatacttgatttggctctttaaatactccaaatgtgtaagaaaatactggatcttcgaacaatcataataaattcagtcattgtttgTCTTTTTATGAAAggtgcatttggatgacatatgcatctcatttaatattttttttgtaaaaaaaaaaaatcaaattctaaactaagcatgtaaattttaaagtacttagttttacttgagaattACCTATTTTGAGTttgtaaatacttgatttcgtaaattagatactcacaatatgtattaaaatactggatattcaaaTAGACAACGTAAATTCACCATGTATTGGTATTTCAACGGAAAATGCATTTGGAAGACATATtaatctcatttaatattttttttttgtaaaaaaaaaattctcaaataagcatgaaaattttaaaatacttagttttacatgaaaagtacctaatttgagttggcAAATACtagatttcgtaaatgagatactcacaatatgtattaaaatattggatattcgaataggcaacgtAAGTTCTCCAAGAGTCCAAGTGTTGATATTTCCATGgaatatgcatttggatgagaagtacataatttgagtttgtaaatacttgatttgatataggagatactcataatatataatagaatattggatattcaaatattcaacgtAAGTTTACAAAGTGTTGGCTTTTCATTGAAGATGCacttggatgacatattcatctcatttaatatatttttcgtaaaaaaaaacaaattcccaaaaaagatgaaaattttaaagtacttaattttatttgagaagtacctaatttgagttggaaaatacttgattttgtaaatgagatcatcacaatatgtattaaatattggatattcgaataggcatAATAAATTCTCCAAGTGTTGGTATTTCCATGGAATATGCATT
This genomic window from Primulina huaijiensis isolate GDHJ02 chromosome 7, ASM1229523v2, whole genome shotgun sequence contains:
- the LOC140981351 gene encoding ATP-dependent DNA helicase pfh1-like, whose translation is MKLLSFSVSACRYFNTEAAPASKISSAKHFFFKNKKFFGKNDSRTPKRSRITWTDEQKKALDAVCNGQSVFITGSAGTGKTFLLQHMIKRLKKLHGKSKVYVTAPTGVAACALNGQTLHSFAGIGLGEVGRASLLERVLSDKRACYRWKKAKALLIDEASMVDAILFENLEHVARSIRVEASEGDNRSWGGLQLIVSGDFFQLPPILTKKKKVAKEFAFEADCWDSSFDLQMELTKVFRQSDALLIKLLQGMRKGEIDDGDLKLLEGCCSGYEPDPSAVRIFPRIEDVEKVNKMKMESLDQEVYVYKAEDLGENQWIRQLKSGIAPDVLELCVGARVMLTKNISTWRNLVNGATGTVKEFYAVSEKQYQLSDMCSHGSLLPVVKFDSGDELVVEPEIWVVLDGDKMVAARRQIPLILSWALSIHKCQGMTLEKLDTNLLRVFDFGMVYVALSRVKSLGGLHLSGLNPKKIKAHPKVLQFYQKFSGEQQDDKKVAAGNENDCDSSFKKIS